The DNA sequence CCGCGTGCGACGGGCAAACCGAAAACCTGGATCGTCATGAGCTGCATGCTAGCAGCGGCCGTCCGCGGCGACGCCTGGGATTTCGACGGGTTGCGGCGGGATCCTGGGTCGCTTGCACGGGCTGCGGCAATGTCCGAGACTAGGCGGGCTCATGCTTCATTCGTAATCCACTAGACGTACGACACCCACGGAAGGGAAGACGATGCAAGGATGGTCCGGCCTGATCGAACAGCGCCTCGCGGCGCTGCCGTGCAGCGTGGCTCTGGAGTGGCCCGGAGGCCGGGCCGGCACGGCCAACGCGGACGTGCGGCTGAAACTGAACGAATCCCGCTGGCTCGGCGCGCTGGCACGGGGGCAGATCGGCGCCCTGGCCGATGCCTATGTCCAGGGTCAGGTCGACATCGAGGGCGGCATGCGCGAGGTGATGGCGGTGGCCGCCGAGCTGGTCGGCGACCCGGTGCAGGCCGGCACGCCCCCGGCGCTGAGCCGCTGGTGGGGGCAGATCCGCTCCGTGCTGCGCCACAGCAAGCGCCGCGACGCCGAGCAGATCCAGTTCCACTACGACGTCTCGGACGACTTCTATGCGCTGTGGCTGGACCCGCGCCGGGTCTATTCGTGCGCCTACTTCCGCGAGGACGGCATGACGCTCGCGCAGGCGCAGGAGGCCAAGCTGGACCACATCTGCCGCAAGCTGCGGCTGGAGCCCGGGCAGCGCTTCCTGGACATCGGCGCCGGCTGGGGCGGGCTGCTGCTGTGGGCGGCCGAACACTACGGGGTCGAGGCCGTCGGCATCACCCTGTCGAAGAACCAGCATGCGCACGTGAACCGGCTGATCCAGGAGAAGGGCCTGGGCGGGCGGGTGCAGATGCACCTGATGGACTACCGCGACCTGCCGGAGGACCGCCCGTTCGACCGCATCGCCTCGGTCGGCATGTTCGAGCACGTGGGCCGCGCCAACATGGTCGCCTACTTCGACAAGATCCGCCGGCTGCTGCGCCCGGGCGGGCTGGTGATGAACCACGGCATCACCGCCGGCGGCCTGTACAACCGGCAGCTCGGCGGCGGCATGGGCGACTTCATCGAGAAGTACATCTTCCCGGGCGGCGAGCTGATGCACGTTTCCAAGGTCGCCGAGACGCTGTCGGCCGGCGGCCTGGAGCTGCTGGACGTGGAGAACCTGCGTCCGCATTACGCACGCACGCTGTGGGCCTGGTCCGACGGGCTGGAGCGCCAGCTCGACGCCGCACGGGCCGTCACCAACGAGCGCACGGTGCGCGCCTACCGGCTGTACCTGGCCGGCTGCGCGATGAGCTTCGAGCGCGGCTGGATCTCGCTGTACCAGCTGCTCGGGTCCCGCCCCACCGGGCGCGAGGCCGACGGCACGATGCGCGGCGCGCAGTCGGACTTCCCGTTCAACCGCGAATACATGTACCGCTGAGATGCTCTACAAGTTCAAGTCCAAGGCCGCCGGCGACGTCATCATGACCGGCCCGTCGGGCGACCACATCCTGCGCCTGATCGGCAAGGAGCCGGCGCCCCAGGGCATCATCCTGCCGGCGGACATGCCGGCGGCGATCGCCGCGCTGGAGCAGGCGGTGCTGGACGACGAGGAACGGCGCCGGCGCGCCGAGGAAGAGGCGCGCGCCGAAGGCCGCACGCCGGAGCCGCAGGAAGGCGTCACGCTGCGCCAGCGCGCCTGGCCGCTGATCGAGATGATGCGGCGCGCGCACGCGGCGGACAAGGACATCGTCTGGGGCGTGTGAATGCCCCTCACCCCAAGGAGACTCCCATGAAGCTCACGAGCAACAACTGGTCCGACGGCCAGCGCATCCCGGCGCGCCATGCCGCCGGCAAGCCGGACGGCCAGGGCGGCGTCACGTTCTCGGACAACGTCAGCCCGCACCTGGCCTGGTCGGACGTGCCCGAGGGCACCAGGTCCTTCGTGCTGATCTGCCACGACCCGGACGTGCCCAGCCGCGGCGACGACGTCAACAAGGCCGACCGCGAGGTGCCGGCCCACCTGCCGCGCGTGGACTTCTTCCACTGGGTGATGGTGGACCTGCCGGCCTCGCTGCGCGAGATCGCCGAGGGCGAGTTCAGCCGCGAGTTCACCCCGCGCGGCAAGACCGGCCCGCAGACGCTGCACGGCGCACGGCACGGGCTGAACGACTACACCGGCTGGTTCGCCGGCAACGACGAGTTCGGCGGCCAGTACTACGGCTACGACGGCCCCTTCCCGCCGTTCAACGACGCGCTGGTGCACCGCTACGTGTTCACGCTGTACGCGCTGGACATCGAGCGCTGCCCGGTGGACGGCACCTTCACCGGCGCGCAGGTGCGCGAGGCGATCCGCGGCCACGTGCTGGCCGAGGCCAGCCTGACCGGCACCTACACCCTCAACGCGCGCCTGGCCTGAGCGCGGCGCGCGCTGCGGCGACAATGGCGGGGTCCGCCACCCCGATCCCGTCCTCCATGTCGCATTCGCAAGTCACCCGCATCTTCGCCGTGCGCCACGGCGAAACCGCCTGGAACGTCGACACCC is a window from the Caldimonas thermodepolymerans genome containing:
- a CDS encoding YbhB/YbcL family Raf kinase inhibitor-like protein; this encodes MKLTSNNWSDGQRIPARHAAGKPDGQGGVTFSDNVSPHLAWSDVPEGTRSFVLICHDPDVPSRGDDVNKADREVPAHLPRVDFFHWVMVDLPASLREIAEGEFSREFTPRGKTGPQTLHGARHGLNDYTGWFAGNDEFGGQYYGYDGPFPPFNDALVHRYVFTLYALDIERCPVDGTFTGAQVREAIRGHVLAEASLTGTYTLNARLA
- a CDS encoding DUF1840 domain-containing protein produces the protein MLYKFKSKAAGDVIMTGPSGDHILRLIGKEPAPQGIILPADMPAAIAALEQAVLDDEERRRRAEEEARAEGRTPEPQEGVTLRQRAWPLIEMMRRAHAADKDIVWGV
- a CDS encoding class I SAM-dependent methyltransferase, with protein sequence MQGWSGLIEQRLAALPCSVALEWPGGRAGTANADVRLKLNESRWLGALARGQIGALADAYVQGQVDIEGGMREVMAVAAELVGDPVQAGTPPALSRWWGQIRSVLRHSKRRDAEQIQFHYDVSDDFYALWLDPRRVYSCAYFREDGMTLAQAQEAKLDHICRKLRLEPGQRFLDIGAGWGGLLLWAAEHYGVEAVGITLSKNQHAHVNRLIQEKGLGGRVQMHLMDYRDLPEDRPFDRIASVGMFEHVGRANMVAYFDKIRRLLRPGGLVMNHGITAGGLYNRQLGGGMGDFIEKYIFPGGELMHVSKVAETLSAGGLELLDVENLRPHYARTLWAWSDGLERQLDAARAVTNERTVRAYRLYLAGCAMSFERGWISLYQLLGSRPTGREADGTMRGAQSDFPFNREYMYR